One Gemmatimonadaceae bacterium genomic window, CCGGAGGGAATCGCTCCAAGCAGCACGTTACTCGGGACTCTCTCGTACTGGGAAGGCGACTTCACGACCGCTGCTCGCTTGTTCAGTGAAGCGCTGCGCGCCAATCCGGAGGAGCGGGACGCTGCCCGGCAGCTCGCTGAGATCCGTCTTGTGACTTCTCCGTGGCTTCGGCTCGCGGCTGACGGTCGCTTCGACGACCAACCCCTTCACAGGATTGCCGCCGACGCGCAAGTGGGATGGTACGTTACGGAGCTCGCTGCCCTTTCAGCTCGAGTACGCCCGATGCGCTTCCGGCTGGGTGATTCTTTGACGCGGACAGTTACGCAGGCGGAAGGTGAGGTTTCTGCTTACGTGCCGGCGGCACACCTCGAGATCTCACTCGCCGCCGGCGGTCTGAGCCGCTCCTATGATACGAGCTCTGATTGGACAGCGCGCGGAATGCTGGGACTCCGAATGCCCCGGCACATTGTCCTGCGTGCGCGCACCGAGCGAGCACCTTATCTGTATACGCAGGCAAGTCTCACGAAAGCGGTGATGACGCGTACCTTCAGTCTCAGCGTCGATTGGAACAATCCCGAGGGCTGGACGGCGCGCGCTCTGGCGCAGCGTCAGCTGTACCCCGACGCTAACGCGATTTCTTCAGTCTATGGGTGGGTGCTGGTCCCTTTGGTCCACCGGCCCGTGGCGGATATCCAGCTGGGCGTGAGCGCGTCCGCCCAGGATGCTGATGAGAACCGGTTCACACTGGCGAGGCCGGTGCAGCCTTACCCGCCCGGCGATTCACGTTTCAGCACGGCCGGGATATACGCGCCCTATTATACACCCTCGGGTCTGTCGTCTCAGTCCGTCATCGGTGCTGTCGCCCTCCATCCTTCGTCCGACATAACGTTCCGCGGCGGAGGCAGCTATGCGATTCGAGCATCCGACAGCGGTCCGTCGTTTGTTGTATCGCCGGCGACGGCAGTTCAGCCGCCAACCGTGCAGCGATCATTTCAATCGCGAACGTTTTCTGCGTGGAATGCGCGCGCTTCTATTGAAGCGGCACTGACGCCGCACGCGTCATTCATGGCCGGCGGGGAGTACGCGCGAACCATCTTCTATTCGGCAACGACCGCTGAAGCCGCGCTCATTTATCGCTTCCACGGCCGATCCCTACCCTGATCGATGCCTGTGATTGACACTGTTGCCGGCGCGTCGCTCCGTAGGCGAGAGTGAGTCTCCGGCGGGAAAAATCACGCTACGACCTCTGGCGCCACCGAAGTGCGGCGCCGGTTCGATTCTGGCAAAGGATTGTCTTGAGCGCGCTGACCGGCGTCGGCGTAGCGTCCCTGCTTCGGCTGGCGAACTGGTGGTTTCGCCCCGAACACGTAGGTGTCCCCCTGCTCTTTGGCGTCCTTTCTCTCGCATTCTGGTATGGAATTGTCCGCATAGCCCTCGGCTGGGTGAACTATTCGGCAATCGCGCGTCCCGGTCACAGACCGGCGCCGGCCGACATGAGCGTTGCGATTTTTACGACAAGCTCGCCAGGCGAGCCGCTGGAGATGTTCGAGCGTACGCTCGCCGCGTGCGCCGCGGTTCGCTATCCGCACACCACGTATCTGCTCGACGACACCCGCGACCCGCGTTTCGCCGAGCTTGCGGTGCGGTGCGGCGCGAAACCGCTCGAATTGGTTGGGCTTCCGGGCGCGAAGGCCGGAAAGATCAACCGGGCACTCGAATTGACCAGCGAGGACTTCATTCTGGTCCTTGACCCCGATCACGTGCCGTTTCCGGAATTTCTGGATCGGGTGCTTGGACACTTTGCCGACAACGCTGTGGGTTTCGTCCAGGTTCCGCAGGCCTACTACAATCAGAGGAGATCGTTCACCGCCCGGGGGGGTGCTGAGCAGACCTACATGTTTTATGGACCGGGGCAGATGGGACTGCACGGACACGGAGCGTGTGTCGCCATCGGCGCCAACTGCACTTTTCGGCGCGCGGCGCTAGAGTCCATTGGTGGCCACGGCGTGGGCCTGGCGGAGGACCTGATTACGGCGATCCGCCTCCACGCGAAGGGCTGGCGGAGTCTTTACGTGCCCGAAGTTGTGAGCAGGGGGCTCGTGCCCGAGGATCTTGGCTCGTTTTACAAGCAGCAGATCAAATGGGCGCGTGGAGTTTATGAAGTGGCGTTCAGCGAGTGGCCTCGTCTCTTTACTTCGCTCACGTGGCGCCAGCGGCTCTCGTACGTGACCATTGGAACCTATTACCTCTTCGGCGTGACGGCTTTGGTCTTTCTGCTTTTCCCGTATCTCTATTTATGGGCGGGAATAGAAGCGGCGCACATACGCTTTGTGGAATTCGTCACATATGGAACTCCGGTCGCGGTAATCGGGATAATGATTCATGGATTTGCTCAAGTCTGGCTCTGTCATCGCGCTGCGGAGCGGGGCCTGCATTGGCGCGGGCTCATCCTCAAGATGGGATGCTGGCCGATTTTTCTGGCCGGGACGCTCCTCGCCGTGACTCGCAGTGAGGTGCCGTACATTCCGACGGAGAAGCGAGCCGTCCGCGACAGATTTCTCCGTCTGGCGTGGCCGCAGCTCGCGATAATCACCGCCTTCGTGATTACGCTGGCGCGAGTCGTCTGGAGCCGGGCGCTGGAAACGAGCGAAGCTTCACTCGAGCTGACCACCGAGGCAGTGTGGGGCATGGTCGCATTTGCCACAATACCGGTAATCATGGCGATTGGAGTGCTCTATGCCGCATGGGAAGCCCGCAGTCCGGCGGCCGGCGCGCCGTGGGACGTGATTGACGTCGCCACGCTCGGCGGAGACGGTCGGTGAGGCGGCGGCACCGGCTGCTGCTGACCGCAACGCTTCTGCTGGCCGGCCTGGCCGGGGTGAGTCTCTTGACCGCGCTGGGCGCGGCAAGTGGTGGCCCAATTTCCAGTTTGCTGACGTCGGCGGCAACTGCTGGTGGATCGCTCGAGCACCGGGTGAGCCGGCTGTTTTCCGGCCCGGGCCGAGCCGCGAATCTTAGCTGGTTCGAGCCATACCGACGCAATCCGGATCGTTTGCGTAAACCCGACGTCGTTCTGCTCGGCGTTTATGACGGCTGGATTCCCCGCACGCTTGATGGCGTGGTGAAATTCGAACAACAGATCGGAACGACACTCCCGCTCATTCAACTCTATACGGCGTGGGGTGACAAACCCGACCAGCAGTTCCCGTCGAAGGTAGCGACGGCAATTTCGGACATGGGCTCAGTGCCTGTGATCACGTGGGAGCCGTGGCTTACGGATTTTGAGTCTGCACAGCATCCCACAATTGCGTTGCGCGAGGCAAGAGACCGTCACGGACTGGCTGCCGTGGCGCGCGGAGACTACGATTTTTACATCGACAAATGGGCGAGCGCAGCGGCAAAATTCGGACGGCCGATTCTGCTTCGCTTTGGCCACGAGATGAACGATCCGTATCGGTATCCCTGGGGACCGCAGAACAACACCAAAGAGGAATACATTGCGGCGTGGCGCCACGTTGTGGAGCGCTTTCGCCGCAACGGCGCGAATGGCGTCATCTGGGTATGGTCCCCTCACGTGGCTTACCAGTACTGGGAGACCTATTACCCGGGCAGCGAGTACGTCGACTGGGTGGCCACGGGCGTCCTCAACTATGGGCCGATCGCGCGGTGGTCAGAGTGGTGGACGTTCGACGAGATTGTCGGAGCGAAGTATCCGCCGCTCGCAGCCTTTGGCAAACCGATCATGGTTGCCGAGTTCGGCTCTTTGGCGTTCGGAGGTGACCGCGCCAGCTGGTACCTGAATGCGCTGACTGATTTTCGCCGCCGTTTTCCGGCCGTGCGGGGTCTTCTCTTTTTCAACGTCAAGTCTGATCAATCAGCAACCCAGCAAGCGGTTGACTGGACCTTTGCCGACGACACTCTGACTTTGCGAACAGTAGCTCGCGCGACTGCATCGTTGCTGCAAAGCGGGAGATAGCATCTCGCCGCCGCGATGTCAGAAGAAAAGGCCCCGTCAACGCGAGCATTGAAAGGGACTGACAACCTGTTAACGCCGCGGGCTTCGCCTGCTGTTAGCTGTTAGCAACACTAGCTCTTAGCTCGTTAGCGTTGACGGCGCGCGCAACTGCTGATTCGCTTCGCGGAACGATGCGCGCCAGAACACGGCGCCATCCACTATTGGTGGATGGTGTTTCGGCGAAAGCTCCTCGTGATCGACAAGCCCCGCGCGCGTGGTAACGGCTAACCAGCTGAGAGCTAGTGTTGCTAATAGCTAACAGCAGGCGAAGCCCCCGCCGTTCAAGCCCAAAAAAAAGCCCCACTCTCTCGAGCTGGGGCTAGTCGGGGCGACTGGATTTGAACCAGCGACCTCCTGCTCCCGAGCAGGCGTCCCCCATAACCAACCACGACAATCTGACGGACTTACGAGAGACAGCCTGGCATCGGCGCCGGACTTCCCGTTTATGAATGTCGGACTATGCCGTACCAAACGGACCCACAAACGGACCCACCACCGCAGTTATCACCGCAGTCAAACCCGAGCATTTTCAATGATATTTCCAATCCAACACAAAGCAAAAGCGGCGGTTGCGTCTTTTCATTTCTCCGGAGGTAGGCTCGCCGTGCAGTTCTTCAGCGCGTGAAAATTCGCGACACTGCGCAAGGCTCGGCCGACAGTTTGTCGAGAGTGTTCAGATCGACGAGAGTAGTGCGCTGATTCGCGATCGCGTTGATCGTCACGTAGCTAACGCGGGAACGCCGCTCGAGCTCACCCTGGCTCATCCCCTTTCGCTTCGAGGGAAAACCCAGCTTCCAGGTTGTGTTGCCAAGATCGAGCGCGAGCAGTAGCGTGTTCGCGGGACGGGTCGTCGTCGTAGGCATTGCTCCTCCCCAATGTGAGAGTTGTGATGGAGCCTCTATGGTGGCGGCCCGTTCTATTCGCCGCCACGCCTACATAGTCTCTGAAAGAAGCAACGCCAGTATCGTTCTGAATAAGGAAGGCACAGTATCATATAGACCAGCGCGAACCTCCCGAGGCCACACCATGATCGTTCCCGAACGCCGCGCCATCTGGATGTTCCTGGCATTACTGGTTGCGATCGCCGTCGCGAGCCCAGCCGCCGCCCAGGCCAATGGCTGGCGCACGATCACGTTCGAGACCACCGAGGTCACCGCCCCGGATGTCGCCGTCTCCCCCGACGGCCAATGGTTGATCTTCAGTATGCTTGGCAAGCTGTTCCGCCTTCCGGTCAAGGGCGGTGAAGCGGAGCAGCTCACCTTAGGACCATACTACGACATCGACCCGGCCATCTCCCCTGATGGCAAGCTCGTCGCGTTCCAGTCCGATCGCGACGGCAGCGCGGGCAACATCTTCCTGCTCGATGTGGCGAGCCGGGAAATCACTCAGTTGACCCATGAGGTCTGGGCTGATCGGCCGGCGTGGGCGCCCGATGGCAAGGCCGTGGTCTACTTGCGGCTCGAGCGGAAATCGTGGAATCCACTGGATACGATGTCACGGCCACCAGCGGTCGTGCGTCGGATTCGGTTGACTGGCGGCGAACCGGAAACACTCCGCGCGCTGGGCCCGGTGTGGTCAGTCTTCCACCTTCCGGATGGGCGCGTGGGCTGGGCGATCGTGCAGCGTGATTCCACCTCGCGTCGGATATCGAGCCGGATCGAGGTCAGGAGCACCGACGGCAAGGTGTCTACCCTGCGTCACTTCGACGGGAGGGCCGATCCGGTCGTCCCAAGTCCCAAAGCCGATGGGCTCTACGCCAGATATGTCAAATGGGACACACCACCGCAGGAGCCCTACCTGCTGTTCGCGCCGCTCCCGGAGGGCTCTGAGCGATACATCGCCCCGGTCTCCGGTAATTCCTTTTTTGGAGTTGCGGGCTTCGCGGTGGCCGCCGATAACGCGTCGCTCTACCTGGGTAACCTCGGCCACCTCTGGAAGGTCACGCTGCCGGGCGGGCGGAGCGAAGCCGTTCCCTTTCGCGCCCGGGTGACGTTGGCGATCCGTGAGCCCACCGCACCACCCAAGTGGATGCCGGTCGCGCCAGGGAACAGTGGGAAGTTCAGGACCATTCAGCAACCTCGGCTCTCGCCGGACGGCTCGCAGATCGTGTTCCGGGCGCTGGCCCGCCTCTGGCAACAGCCACTCAAGGGTGGCCAGGCCCGGCGGCTGGTCGAGGGTGACGGGACAGAGTCGGATCCCGCGTTCTCGCCAGACGGTCGTCGCGTCGGGTTTGTGAGCCGCGCAAAGGCAAAATGGGAAGTCAAGGTCCTGGACCTTCAGACCGGACAGATAGTCACAGTGGGTGCCCACGCCGACTGTGGATATGAGCAGCTGACCTGGAGTCTCCACGGCGAGCTGATCGCCGCCACGAGTTGCGACCATCAGATCCTCGCGATCGATCCCCGAACGGGTTCCGTGCGGGTGCTCGCGACAAGCAGCAATTGGGAGCCTTACCCCCAACTTTCTGCGGATGGCAAGACGCTCTACTTCCAAGCCGAGTTCCCGGGAAGCAAGCCCGGGTTCTACCGGTTGCAACTGGAAGCGGTGGCGAAACCAGAACCGCTGATGTCTGCGAAGGGAGACGGCACGAACATCTCAACGCGCGGGCAATGGGTGGCACACGCGGTCCCGAACCGGCTCGGCATTCGGCTGGCAAAGCTCGGGCGCGCGGGGTTCCCGCAGCCGGATGTGCGCGTGGTCAGCTCCGCGGAAGGGGACGAGTTCAGCTTCACGCCGGACGGTTCCTCATTGCTCTTTGTCGCCGGCGACACGCTGTGGCGTCAGCCGCTCACGGGCGGCACGCGCCGGGAGATCCCCATCCGGCTGGCGCTGCGGGCCCCGACGCCGCCACCGGTGCTCCTCCAGCGGGTTCGAGTGCTGGACTTTGCCGCGGGCGGGTTTGGCGCGGAAACTTCGCTCTTGATCGACGGCGGGCGCATCCGGTGGATCGGCCCGGCGCGAAGTCGCGAACTTCCCCGCGGTACAGTCACTGTGGATGCCGGCGGCCGCTTTGCCATCCCCGGCCTGTTCGACATGCACGGGCACGGCGGCGGGTGCGGAGGAGCCGCGCGCATTGCCTACGGCGTCACCTCAGTGCGGAACATGGGGGGCCGACTTGAACAACAAAACGCCCATGCGGATCGGAGCGATTTCACCGGCGATGCCATCCCACGCTGCTTCTACCCGGGAAGAATTTTTGAGGGTCCCCAAGGTTATAGTCGGAATGAGGACCAATTCTTCGTCAATCTTTTTGACGAGGGGGACACGCGGACTAATGTGCGACTCTGGAAGGCCCGAGGTGCCCAGTTCATCAAGCTCTATAACATGGTTCCGTGGCCGCTCCAGCGGGCGGCAGCCGACGAGGCTCGCCGCGTGGCGCTCCCGGTGGCGGCACACGGACTAACCATCGAGCAGGCGGTCAAGGGGGTGACGCTGGGATACGCCGGGCTCACGCATTGGTACGGCGGATTCTCCGACGATGCGCTCCAGATGTTCGGAGCGGCGGGGACGCGCTGGGAACCGACGTTGGGACAAGGGGCCGGCTTCGCAGTATCCTTTCGGCATGATCCCGAACGATTCCGTCGGGCCTCGCGGGGCAACCCACAGATGGGGGACAACGTATTGAGAGGAAGGTGGGCAGAGATTCTACGGACCATGCACGCGGCGTATCGTCGTGGCATCACCTTCCTGCCGGGGACCGACGCGGGACCCGAAGGGCTGGCACTCCAGTGGGAGTTGGAATTCTATGCCGAGGCCGGTATCCCGCCGGTCGACATATTGCGGTTCGCCACTCAGGCCGCCGCTCAGACCGTGGGCGCCGGCGACCACCTCGGCACACTGGAGGTCGGCAAGCTGGCTGACCTGATCCTACTCGATGCCAACCCGCTGCAGGACATCAAGAACACGCAGACGATCTGGCGGGTGATCAAGGGTGGGTGGGTGTTCGATCCGAAGGTGTTGCTGCCAAATCCGAACTGATCGCAAAACGGATGACAGGGGCCAGTACGACAGATCCCCACCACGCAAGTGTCGGTGAGGCTTGTAGTTCTAGAGTCGGGGCGACTGGATTTGAACCAGCGACCTCCTGCTCCCGAAGCAAAGGGCAATACACTAACCAACTACTACATTCTGCCGGACTCTAGAGGGAAACCGGGCGTCGGTGCCGGAGTTTCCCGACATCGATGCCGTACTCTGTAGAAAGAAACTCACCCCAAACTCACCCCGTGCAGGCAACGTGTTTCGTGCCATCGGATTGTCAGCGCACCGCGGCGTCAATCTTTCGCTGGTCGCCTCGGCTGATCGCCATACCATCGCCGACGGCGGCATGTTCCCGGGCACGGCCTCATCACCAGTTCTTGGTCAATGCAACGGGATTTTGCCGATAACCTGTCCGCCAATCCATCCGAGGGATGCGAGTGAGAAAACCGCCACCGTGACAATGACGGGGCGCATTACCCTCTCACTTCTTGCGAAGAGCGCCGCCAGGCCGAATGCCCAGATCCAGAAGAGGTCCGCGGTCCATCGAGCCCCGTAACCATCTCCCAGGGACCAGTAGCCCCAGCTGCCGTAGAGCGCAAAGATTACGATG contains:
- a CDS encoding tetratricopeptide repeat protein codes for the protein MKLLPSFAATFFALVPVLGASGQSPAAGDTLPAASDTLAEAEQLRNTGQLDSAATLLQTYWASHRGDANAARLYGETLYWLKRFGDARAVYEVGVSANPDDLALSLSYGRMLIETGHGARARTVLSPFQRSPEGIAPSSTLLGTLSYWEGDFTTAARLFSEALRANPEERDAARQLAEIRLVTSPWLRLAADGRFDDQPLHRIAADAQVGWYVTELAALSARVRPMRFRLGDSLTRTVTQAEGEVSAYVPAAHLEISLAAGGLSRSYDTSSDWTARGMLGLRMPRHIVLRARTERAPYLYTQASLTKAVMTRTFSLSVDWNNPEGWTARALAQRQLYPDANAISSVYGWVLVPLVHRPVADIQLGVSASAQDADENRFTLARPVQPYPPGDSRFSTAGIYAPYYTPSGLSSQSVIGAVALHPSSDITFRGGGSYAIRASDSGPSFVVSPATAVQPPTVQRSFQSRTFSAWNARASIEAALTPHASFMAGGEYARTIFYSATTAEAALIYRFHGRSLP
- a CDS encoding glycosyltransferase family 2 protein, which encodes MSALTGVGVASLLRLANWWFRPEHVGVPLLFGVLSLAFWYGIVRIALGWVNYSAIARPGHRPAPADMSVAIFTTSSPGEPLEMFERTLAACAAVRYPHTTYLLDDTRDPRFAELAVRCGAKPLELVGLPGAKAGKINRALELTSEDFILVLDPDHVPFPEFLDRVLGHFADNAVGFVQVPQAYYNQRRSFTARGGAEQTYMFYGPGQMGLHGHGACVAIGANCTFRRAALESIGGHGVGLAEDLITAIRLHAKGWRSLYVPEVVSRGLVPEDLGSFYKQQIKWARGVYEVAFSEWPRLFTSLTWRQRLSYVTIGTYYLFGVTALVFLLFPYLYLWAGIEAAHIRFVEFVTYGTPVAVIGIMIHGFAQVWLCHRAAERGLHWRGLILKMGCWPIFLAGTLLAVTRSEVPYIPTEKRAVRDRFLRLAWPQLAIITAFVITLARVVWSRALETSEASLELTTEAVWGMVAFATIPVIMAIGVLYAAWEARSPAAGAPWDVIDVATLGGDGR
- a CDS encoding glycosyl hydrolase produces the protein MRRRHRLLLTATLLLAGLAGVSLLTALGAASGGPISSLLTSAATAGGSLEHRVSRLFSGPGRAANLSWFEPYRRNPDRLRKPDVVLLGVYDGWIPRTLDGVVKFEQQIGTTLPLIQLYTAWGDKPDQQFPSKVATAISDMGSVPVITWEPWLTDFESAQHPTIALREARDRHGLAAVARGDYDFYIDKWASAAAKFGRPILLRFGHEMNDPYRYPWGPQNNTKEEYIAAWRHVVERFRRNGANGVIWVWSPHVAYQYWETYYPGSEYVDWVATGVLNYGPIARWSEWWTFDEIVGAKYPPLAAFGKPIMVAEFGSLAFGGDRASWYLNALTDFRRRFPAVRGLLFFNVKSDQSATQQAVDWTFADDTLTLRTVARATASLLQSGR
- a CDS encoding helix-turn-helix transcriptional regulator — encoded protein: MPTTTTRPANTLLLALDLGNTTWKLGFPSKRKGMSQGELERRSRVSYVTINAIANQRTTLVDLNTLDKLSAEPCAVSRIFTR
- a CDS encoding amidohydrolase family protein, with product MIVPERRAIWMFLALLVAIAVASPAAAQANGWRTITFETTEVTAPDVAVSPDGQWLIFSMLGKLFRLPVKGGEAEQLTLGPYYDIDPAISPDGKLVAFQSDRDGSAGNIFLLDVASREITQLTHEVWADRPAWAPDGKAVVYLRLERKSWNPLDTMSRPPAVVRRIRLTGGEPETLRALGPVWSVFHLPDGRVGWAIVQRDSTSRRISSRIEVRSTDGKVSTLRHFDGRADPVVPSPKADGLYARYVKWDTPPQEPYLLFAPLPEGSERYIAPVSGNSFFGVAGFAVAADNASLYLGNLGHLWKVTLPGGRSEAVPFRARVTLAIREPTAPPKWMPVAPGNSGKFRTIQQPRLSPDGSQIVFRALARLWQQPLKGGQARRLVEGDGTESDPAFSPDGRRVGFVSRAKAKWEVKVLDLQTGQIVTVGAHADCGYEQLTWSLHGELIAATSCDHQILAIDPRTGSVRVLATSSNWEPYPQLSADGKTLYFQAEFPGSKPGFYRLQLEAVAKPEPLMSAKGDGTNISTRGQWVAHAVPNRLGIRLAKLGRAGFPQPDVRVVSSAEGDEFSFTPDGSSLLFVAGDTLWRQPLTGGTRREIPIRLALRAPTPPPVLLQRVRVLDFAAGGFGAETSLLIDGGRIRWIGPARSRELPRGTVTVDAGGRFAIPGLFDMHGHGGGCGGAARIAYGVTSVRNMGGRLEQQNAHADRSDFTGDAIPRCFYPGRIFEGPQGYSRNEDQFFVNLFDEGDTRTNVRLWKARGAQFIKLYNMVPWPLQRAAADEARRVALPVAAHGLTIEQAVKGVTLGYAGLTHWYGGFSDDALQMFGAAGTRWEPTLGQGAGFAVSFRHDPERFRRASRGNPQMGDNVLRGRWAEILRTMHAAYRRGITFLPGTDAGPEGLALQWELEFYAEAGIPPVDILRFATQAAAQTVGAGDHLGTLEVGKLADLILLDANPLQDIKNTQTIWRVIKGGWVFDPKVLLPNPN